The proteins below are encoded in one region of Streptomyces roseirectus:
- a CDS encoding ABC transporter substrate-binding protein, which yields MTARSTRRTTAARSRLAAVGSLAVAGALILTGCGDQTKDKDKDAGASSAGASVADAPLAAKLPADIRSKGVIKVGSDIAYPPVEFKDASGKTVGIDPDLADALGKQLGVKFEFENGTFDTLITGLRSKRYDIAMSAMTDTKNRQNGIDSDTGKKVGEGVDFVDYFTAGVSIYTPKGKDQGIKTWADLCGKKIVVQRGTVSEDLAKSEAKKCPKGKTIAMESFDNDQLAQTRLRAGGADAGSSDFPVAAYAVKTSGGGNDFQLVGEQVEAAPYGIAVAKTNTQLRDALQAAMDAIIKNGEYTKVLTKWGVTAGAVTQAAVNGGK from the coding sequence ATGACCGCACGCTCCACCCGCCGTACGACCGCCGCGCGCTCCCGCCTGGCCGCGGTCGGCTCCCTCGCGGTCGCGGGCGCCCTGATCCTCACCGGCTGCGGTGACCAGACCAAGGACAAGGACAAGGACGCCGGCGCGTCCTCGGCCGGCGCCTCCGTCGCGGACGCCCCGCTCGCCGCCAAGCTCCCCGCGGACATCCGCTCCAAGGGCGTCATCAAGGTCGGCTCGGACATCGCGTACCCGCCGGTCGAGTTCAAGGACGCCTCCGGCAAGACCGTCGGCATCGACCCCGACCTCGCGGACGCGCTGGGCAAGCAGCTCGGCGTGAAGTTCGAGTTCGAGAACGGCACGTTCGACACCCTGATCACGGGCCTGCGCTCGAAGCGGTACGACATCGCGATGTCCGCGATGACCGACACGAAGAACCGCCAGAACGGCATCGACTCCGACACCGGCAAGAAGGTCGGCGAGGGCGTCGACTTCGTCGACTACTTCACCGCCGGCGTCTCGATCTACACCCCCAAGGGCAAGGACCAGGGCATCAAGACCTGGGCGGACCTGTGCGGCAAGAAGATCGTCGTCCAGCGCGGCACCGTCTCCGAGGACCTGGCGAAGTCCGAGGCGAAGAAGTGTCCCAAGGGCAAGACGATCGCCATGGAGTCCTTCGACAACGACCAGCTGGCCCAGACCCGCCTGCGCGCGGGCGGCGCGGACGCCGGCTCCTCGGACTTCCCCGTCGCCGCGTACGCCGTGAAGACCTCGGGCGGCGGCAACGACTTCCAGCTCGTCGGCGAGCAGGTCGAGGCGGCCCCGTACGGCATCGCCGTCGCCAAGACGAACACCCAGCTGCGCGACGCCCTCCAGGCGGCGATGGACGCGATCATCAAGAACGGCGAGTACACCAAGGTCCTCACGAAGTGGGGCGTCACGGCCGGCGCCGTCACCCAGGCGGCCGTCAACGGCGGCAAGTGA
- a CDS encoding amino acid ABC transporter permease — MTVDIDKTDGGPADTPPAGPEAIKAVPVRHYGRYVAAVVALGLLGSIVYAFSQGKINWGAIPDYFFDDRILKGVGQTLLLTLLSMAIGIVGGITLAVMRLSRNPVTSSIAWFYIWFFRGTPVLVQLFVWFNLGLVFEYINLGPIYKDYWSDFMTPFLTALLGLGLNEAAYMAEICRAGLLAVDEGQTEAAHALGISHGKTLRRIVIPQAMRVIVPPTGNEVINMLKTTSLVSAVQFYELFRYAQDIGQTSGAPVEMYFLAAAWYLVMTSVLSVGQYYIERYYARGSSRTLPPTPWQRVRTNLAPVFNRKGVTA; from the coding sequence GTGACTGTTGACATCGACAAGACGGACGGCGGCCCGGCGGACACCCCGCCGGCCGGCCCCGAGGCCATCAAGGCCGTCCCGGTCCGTCACTACGGCCGCTACGTGGCGGCCGTGGTCGCCCTGGGGCTGCTGGGCAGCATCGTCTACGCCTTCTCCCAGGGCAAGATCAACTGGGGCGCGATCCCGGACTACTTCTTCGACGACCGGATCCTCAAGGGCGTCGGGCAGACCCTGCTGCTGACGCTGCTGTCCATGGCGATCGGCATCGTGGGCGGGATCACGCTGGCCGTGATGCGGCTGTCGCGCAACCCGGTGACGTCGTCGATCGCCTGGTTCTACATCTGGTTCTTCCGGGGCACCCCGGTCCTGGTCCAGCTGTTCGTCTGGTTCAACCTGGGTCTGGTCTTCGAGTACATCAACCTCGGGCCGATCTACAAGGACTACTGGTCCGACTTCATGACGCCGTTCCTGACGGCGCTGCTCGGCCTGGGCCTCAACGAGGCCGCCTACATGGCGGAGATCTGCCGCGCGGGCCTCCTCGCGGTCGACGAGGGCCAGACCGAGGCGGCCCACGCGCTCGGCATCAGCCACGGCAAGACGCTGCGCCGGATCGTGATCCCGCAGGCGATGCGCGTGATCGTGCCCCCCACGGGCAACGAGGTCATCAACATGCTGAAGACGACCTCGCTGGTGTCGGCCGTGCAGTTCTACGAACTGTTCCGGTACGCCCAGGACATCGGGCAGACCTCGGGCGCGCCGGTGGAGATGTACTTCCTCGCCGCCGCCTGGTACCTGGTCATGACGTCGGTCCTGAGCGTCGGCCAGTACTACATCGAGCGGTACTACGCGCGTGGCTCCTCCCGCACCCTGCCGCCCACCCCGTGGCAGCGGGTCAGGACCAATCTGGCGCCCGTGTTCAACCGGAAGGGGGTCACGGCATGA
- a CDS encoding amino acid ABC transporter ATP-binding protein, with protein MTAMVKSEGVHKSYGPVEVLKGIDLEVKSGEVFCLIGPSGSGKSTFLRCINHLEKINAGRLYVDGELVGYRQKGDKLYELKDSEVALKRRDIGMVFQRFNLFPHMTAVENIIEAPVQVRGVAKSEARERAMQLLERVGLADKAGNYPSQLSGGQQQRVAIARALAMEPKLMLFDEPTSALDPELVGDVLDVMRDLAESGMTMVVVTHEMGFAREVGDSLVFMDGGVVVESGDPREVLTNPRHERTQAFLSKVL; from the coding sequence ATGACCGCCATGGTCAAGTCCGAGGGCGTGCACAAGTCGTACGGCCCCGTCGAGGTCCTGAAGGGCATCGACCTGGAGGTGAAGTCCGGCGAGGTGTTCTGCCTCATCGGCCCCTCCGGCTCCGGCAAGTCGACCTTCCTGCGGTGCATCAACCACCTGGAGAAGATCAACGCCGGGCGGCTGTACGTCGACGGCGAGCTGGTCGGCTACCGCCAGAAGGGCGACAAGCTGTACGAGCTGAAGGACAGCGAGGTCGCGCTGAAGCGGCGGGACATCGGCATGGTGTTCCAGCGCTTCAACCTGTTCCCGCACATGACGGCCGTCGAGAACATCATCGAGGCGCCGGTGCAGGTCAGGGGCGTCGCCAAGTCGGAGGCGCGCGAGCGCGCGATGCAGCTGCTTGAGCGGGTCGGGCTCGCCGACAAGGCCGGCAACTACCCCTCCCAGCTCTCCGGCGGCCAGCAGCAGCGTGTCGCCATCGCCCGCGCGCTGGCGATGGAGCCGAAGCTGATGCTCTTCGACGAGCCCACCTCGGCTCTCGACCCCGAGCTGGTCGGCGACGTCCTCGACGTCATGCGCGACCTCGCGGAGTCCGGCATGACGATGGTCGTCGTCACCCACGAGATGGGCTTCGCCCGGGAGGTCGGCGACAGCCTGGTCTTCATGGACGGCGGCGTGGTGGTCGAGTCGGGCGACCCGCGGGAGGTCCTGACGAACCCGCGGCACGAACGCACGCAGGCGTTCCTGTCGAAGGTCCTGTAA
- a CDS encoding class I SAM-dependent methyltransferase gives MSTVDITDWAGWQQSWDRQQEWYMPDREERFRVMLDMVEAFAGTAPRVLDLACGTGSITARLLDRFPDAVSTGVDLDPALLAIAHGTFDGDDRVTLVEADLTDPAWPALLPHGGYDAVLTATALHWLRKGPLETLYGQLAGLVRDGGVFLNADHMIDESTPRINAAERVRRHARQEAGKAAGALDWAEWWQLAAADPVLAGPTARRFEIYGEHAEGDTPSVRWHADALRAGGFEEVRPVWCSPADTLLLALK, from the coding sequence ATGAGTACCGTCGACATCACGGACTGGGCCGGGTGGCAGCAGAGCTGGGACCGGCAGCAGGAGTGGTACATGCCGGACCGCGAGGAACGTTTCCGCGTCATGCTCGACATGGTGGAGGCGTTCGCCGGGACCGCTCCCCGCGTCCTCGACCTCGCCTGCGGCACCGGCTCCATCACCGCCCGCCTCCTCGACCGCTTCCCGGACGCCGTCTCCACCGGCGTCGACCTCGACCCCGCCCTGCTCGCCATCGCGCACGGCACCTTCGACGGCGACGACCGCGTCACCCTCGTCGAGGCCGACCTCACCGACCCCGCCTGGCCCGCGCTGCTGCCCCACGGCGGCTACGACGCCGTCCTCACCGCGACCGCGCTGCACTGGCTGCGCAAGGGGCCGCTGGAGACGCTGTACGGGCAGCTCGCCGGGCTCGTCCGCGACGGCGGGGTCTTCCTCAACGCCGACCACATGATCGACGAGTCGACGCCCCGCATCAACGCCGCCGAGCGGGTGCGGCGGCACGCCCGGCAGGAGGCGGGGAAAGCGGCCGGGGCCCTCGACTGGGCCGAGTGGTGGCAGCTCGCCGCCGCCGACCCGGTGCTGGCGGGGCCCACCGCCCGGCGGTTCGAGATCTACGGGGAGCACGCGGAGGGGGACACGCCGTCCGTGCGGTGGCACGCGGACGCGCTCAGGGCGGGCGGGTTCGAGGAGGTGCGGCCGGTGTGGTGCTCCCCGGCCGACACACTGCTGCTGGCTCTCAAGTAG
- a CDS encoding CGNR zinc finger domain-containing protein — translation MELAYYSDYAVRLVNTEEPARNKDTLTSVDAVRDLFGGSQEAARRVTDADVTRFRAVRARLRAVFDAADGGDETLAVNLLNSLLLEFPVSPQISGHDFRDDDGNPLWHMHLADHPSNATAGYAAIAAMGLAFHLTEHGVDRLGLCEAAPCRNAYLDTSTNRSRRYCSDRCATRANVAAYRARKRLEADRSDSTGRTAVSAQRTTASGDR, via the coding sequence GTGGAACTGGCCTATTACTCGGACTACGCCGTGCGCCTCGTCAACACCGAGGAACCGGCGCGCAACAAGGACACGCTGACCTCGGTCGACGCGGTACGCGACCTGTTCGGAGGCAGCCAGGAGGCCGCGCGCCGGGTCACCGACGCGGACGTCACCCGCTTCCGCGCCGTCCGCGCCCGCCTGCGCGCGGTGTTCGACGCGGCGGACGGCGGCGACGAAACCCTCGCGGTGAACCTGCTGAACTCGCTCCTGCTGGAGTTCCCGGTCAGCCCCCAGATCTCGGGCCACGACTTCCGCGACGACGACGGCAACCCGCTGTGGCACATGCACCTCGCGGACCACCCGTCCAACGCCACCGCCGGCTACGCGGCGATCGCGGCGATGGGCCTGGCCTTCCACCTCACCGAGCACGGCGTGGACCGCCTGGGCCTGTGCGAGGCGGCGCCCTGCCGCAACGCCTACCTGGACACCTCGACGAACCGCTCCCGGCGCTACTGCTCCGACCGCTGCGCCACCCGCGCCAACGTCGCCGCCTACCGCGCCCGCAAGCGCCTGGAGGCCGACCGGTCCGACAGCACCGGCCGCACGGCCGTCAGCGCCCAGCGCACGACCGCCAGCGGCGACCGCTGA
- the sodX gene encoding nickel-type superoxide dismutase maturation protease, translated as MPELSQEADRERGRAVTPFGLAEVTGPSMVPTLRHGDQLVVRYGARLRAGDVVVLRHPFQQDLLVVKRAAERRDGGWWVLGDNAFAGGDSTDYGTVPDELVLGKVLLRYRAREAGQRSPLAVVRWALTAVRPVLSDRSASRRLRAR; from the coding sequence ATGCCGGAGCTGTCGCAGGAGGCGGACCGTGAGAGGGGCAGGGCGGTGACGCCGTTCGGGCTGGCCGAGGTCACGGGGCCGTCCATGGTGCCCACGCTGCGCCACGGGGACCAGTTGGTCGTGCGGTACGGCGCGCGATTGCGGGCCGGGGACGTCGTCGTCCTGCGCCATCCCTTCCAGCAGGATCTGCTCGTCGTGAAACGGGCTGCCGAGCGCCGGGACGGGGGGTGGTGGGTGCTCGGGGACAACGCGTTCGCGGGCGGCGACTCCACCGACTACGGCACCGTCCCGGACGAACTCGTGCTCGGGAAGGTCCTGCTGCGGTACCGGGCGCGCGAGGCGGGTCAGCGGTCGCCGCTGGCGGTCGTGCGCTGGGCGCTGACGGCCGTGCGGCCGGTGCTGTCGGACCGGTCGGCCTCCAGGCGCTTGCGGGCGCGGTAG
- the sodN gene encoding superoxide dismutase, Ni, whose translation MLSRLFAPKVKVSAHCDLPCGVYDPAQARIEAESVKAVQEKMAANDDPHFQARAVVIKEQRAELAKHHVSVLWSDYFKPPHFEKYPELHVLVNDTLKALSAAKASTDPKTGEKALELIAEIDRIFWETKKG comes from the coding sequence ATGCTTTCCCGCCTGTTTGCCCCCAAGGTCAAGGTCAGCGCCCACTGCGACCTGCCCTGCGGCGTGTACGACCCGGCCCAGGCCCGCATCGAGGCGGAGTCGGTGAAGGCCGTGCAGGAGAAGATGGCCGCCAACGACGACCCGCACTTCCAGGCCCGCGCCGTTGTCATCAAGGAGCAGCGCGCCGAACTGGCCAAGCACCACGTGTCGGTCCTCTGGAGCGACTACTTCAAGCCCCCGCACTTCGAGAAGTACCCCGAGCTGCACGTCCTGGTCAACGACACCCTCAAGGCCCTCTCCGCCGCCAAGGCGTCCACGGACCCCAAGACCGGCGAAAAGGCCCTCGAACTCATCGCCGAGATCGACCGGATCTTCTGGGAGACGAAGAAGGGCTGA
- a CDS encoding HAD domain-containing protein — protein MRPPYLLLDIDGVLIPFPDADGSTPATHTRHDVVPAGRSADNPVTVWLNSDHGPMLMDVIRTGLITPIWCTSWRQDATTLIGPLLGLPDLPYIDLPRPQITTSHPNGYLWKRDHVDAWLGDAPAVWIDDDFTRLDHDWAAARTAKGAGTILVQPAPRLGLHPEHLTEVMTWASRLPGARTA, from the coding sequence ATGCGCCCGCCCTACCTGCTCCTCGACATCGACGGCGTCCTCATACCCTTCCCCGACGCGGACGGCTCGACCCCGGCCACCCACACCCGCCACGATGTCGTCCCCGCCGGTCGCAGCGCCGACAATCCGGTCACCGTCTGGCTCAACTCCGACCACGGACCCATGCTCATGGACGTCATCCGCACCGGCCTGATCACCCCCATCTGGTGCACCAGTTGGCGCCAGGACGCGACCACCCTGATCGGACCGCTCCTCGGCCTCCCAGACCTGCCGTACATCGACCTGCCACGTCCGCAGATCACCACCAGCCACCCCAACGGCTACCTTTGGAAGCGCGACCACGTCGACGCCTGGCTGGGCGACGCCCCCGCCGTCTGGATCGACGACGACTTCACCAGGCTCGACCACGACTGGGCCGCAGCGCGCACCGCCAAGGGAGCGGGAACCATCCTCGTGCAGCCCGCCCCGCGCCTCGGGCTGCACCCCGAGCATCTGACCGAGGTCATGACGTGGGCCTCGCGGTTGCCCGGTGCCCGCACCGCCTGA
- a CDS encoding class I SAM-dependent methyltransferase translates to MLAQASPWHAHAVQRTAAGLTGPLSVPARMEWTTRPGQGPGADALGPDLRGKRLLELGCGPGHNAAHLAACHGAHVTGVDLIGLQVRRARSHYGRLNNLTFVTGHALHQLHASDEQFDAIYSVFGAVGLVAPELLLPAIAQRLTPGRVLAFSVPHPQRGGSSPSGDDRPRRDHVTLPDRTRLPLARWEFDTGRWERHLSRAGFRLTSAQEFNDPRTGHWPTTLLIRARKL, encoded by the coding sequence GTGCTCGCCCAGGCATCCCCCTGGCACGCCCACGCCGTTCAGCGCACCGCCGCCGGACTCACCGGTCCCTTGTCCGTACCTGCACGGATGGAATGGACCACGAGACCCGGCCAAGGTCCCGGCGCCGACGCCCTCGGCCCCGACCTGCGCGGCAAGCGACTCCTGGAACTAGGCTGCGGCCCCGGCCACAACGCCGCCCACCTCGCCGCCTGTCACGGCGCCCACGTCACCGGCGTCGACCTGATCGGCCTTCAGGTCCGCCGTGCTCGCTCCCACTACGGACGGCTGAACAACCTCACCTTCGTCACCGGCCACGCCCTGCACCAACTGCACGCCTCCGACGAGCAGTTCGACGCGATCTACTCCGTCTTCGGCGCCGTCGGGCTCGTCGCCCCCGAGCTTCTGCTCCCGGCCATCGCCCAACGCCTCACGCCCGGCCGAGTGCTGGCCTTCTCCGTCCCCCACCCACAGCGCGGCGGCAGCAGCCCCTCCGGCGACGACCGGCCCCGCCGCGATCACGTCACCCTCCCCGACCGCACCCGGCTCCCCCTCGCCCGCTGGGAGTTCGACACCGGCCGCTGGGAAAGGCACCTCAGCCGGGCCGGCTTCCGGCTCACCTCTGCCCAGGAGTTCAACGACCCCCGCACGGGCCACTGGCCCACCACCCTGCTGATCCGCGCCCGCAAGCTCTGA